Proteins encoded by one window of Candidatus Poribacteria bacterium:
- a CDS encoding PspA/IM30 family protein yields MSIIKVAGKHFKLASRWTRLGAFLLDIGLLGFCQVLLLLSGPVLFTIFDGFNFRNASDTTSISIAILSGVLWLYGLFFMDGFKKGGGFGKGLLSLQTIRLEDGEPANFKDAFVRRFVGIFQPIDWLFAVGKEKQRMGDKLAKTVVVKLDTKPVEFVTEGETKSEVKTKAATTDLEKVLGDVIHEITNRFSEAKQKVDASIGIEKQFQNAHEGAIVQAERCEERAIIAIQAGREDLAREDLAQRNEYRQLASSYKTQWEEQKRVVGHLTTLFETLQQKTEETERKRDQVIAQHANVDAHEHLRQALTELQDSKAFEILRKVEQNATEAAALAKAASEVDVEFKDVKLHREFASYAEDASIDKDLAELKAKLQ; encoded by the coding sequence ATGTCCATTATTAAGGTTGCGGGAAAACATTTCAAGTTGGCATCCCGATGGACTCGACTGGGTGCATTCTTATTAGACATAGGACTCTTGGGTTTCTGTCAAGTCCTTTTACTTCTTAGCGGTCCCGTCCTATTTACAATTTTTGATGGCTTTAACTTTCGTAACGCATCGGATACGACATCAATAAGTATAGCGATCCTAAGTGGTGTTTTGTGGTTATATGGTCTGTTTTTCATGGATGGGTTCAAGAAGGGAGGCGGGTTTGGAAAGGGACTTTTATCGCTACAGACAATTCGTCTGGAGGATGGAGAACCCGCGAACTTCAAAGATGCCTTCGTTCGTCGTTTTGTGGGCATATTCCAACCTATTGACTGGTTATTCGCAGTGGGAAAAGAGAAGCAGCGGATGGGCGATAAACTTGCCAAGACAGTTGTGGTCAAGTTAGACACAAAACCTGTTGAATTTGTAACTGAGGGTGAAACCAAGTCTGAGGTTAAAACCAAAGCCGCGACAACGGATCTGGAAAAGGTATTAGGCGATGTTATTCATGAAATCACAAATCGGTTTTCGGAAGCAAAACAGAAGGTTGATGCCTCTATTGGCATTGAAAAACAGTTTCAGAACGCTCATGAGGGTGCCATTGTGCAAGCCGAACGGTGTGAGGAGCGGGCGATCATCGCTATCCAAGCCGGACGCGAAGACCTTGCACGCGAAGATTTGGCGCAACGCAACGAGTACCGGCAACTCGCAAGCAGCTACAAAACCCAATGGGAAGAACAGAAACGAGTTGTTGGACATCTTACAACACTCTTTGAAACACTTCAGCAGAAAACTGAGGAAACAGAAAGAAAAAGGGATCAAGTCATCGCACAGCACGCAAATGTTGATGCCCACGAACATCTGCGCCAAGCATTAACTGAACTCCAAGATAGCAAGGCTTTCGAGATTCTCAGGAAAGTGGAGCAAAACGCAACTGAAGCTGCCGCTTTAGCGAAAGCCGCTTCTGAAGTGGATGTTGAATTCAAGGATGTGAAACTGCATCGTGAATTTGCAAGCTACGCAGAAGACGCATCAATCGACAAAGACCTTGCTGAATTAAAGGCGAAATTACAATAG